Sequence from the Pseudomonadota bacterium genome:
GCGGAAGCGCATCGCCAGCGGCACCTGCACGCGGAACAGCGTCTCCCACGGCGCCGCCGAGCTCTCCAGCACTGTGGTGGCGCTGCGGCCCTGCCACTCTTGCGCAAGCGCCGGATGCAGCGGCATGACCATTTGTGGTTGGTCGTCGTCGGCGGCGCGCGGACCACGGCTGCGCTCGACGCCGACGCGCCACGTGCCGTCGTCGTTGATGCGGTAAAGAAAACGTTGGCCGTCGAGCGTCGCGCGCACACGCAGATCGGCCGGCTGATTGGCGAGCGGGTCCAGCACCGACAAGGCGTGACGCAGTTCGCGGCGGCCATCCATGGTGGTGCGCTCGACGCGATACTGCCAGCGGCTGCCGGGCTCGAGCGGGAAATAGCTGTCATCATGCCTGCCCTGGCCACACGCCGCGACGCCCAGCACCAACAGCAACAGACACAGGCGCGCGACGGCGCAGCGATGGATGGCAATGATCGACATGACCAGCCATGGTAAAGGAAAGCACGCGTGGCCCGCACCGTCGATGCGAATGCGCCTCAGCTTCCACTCGGCAGGCGGGTCTAGTAGTATTCGCGCGTTCGCGCGGACTGCCCTCGTGGCCACGCGCGGATGGCGGCCGCGGGTATGGGGTACCCGCTGGCGTCGAGATGGGCGGTGTCGTGGGGTGACTCGAGTGCCGGCGACGGCCGCCGCCCCACGCTGTCATAGCGGCGCGCCACGCGCCGGTCAGATGAAACAACACAAGACTGTCACGGTGCGCCGTGATGGCTACCGTCGCTGGCGTCGGCGCCGGCAGAAGGGGAACCTGATGAATTTGCGAAAGAGCTCGGTCTTCACCGCCGTCCTGCTGCTGGCCGGCTCCGCCAGCGCATTTGCCGATGGCGATGCGGCGGCGGGACGCAAGAAGGCGGAAACCTGCCTGGGCTGCCATGCCGTGCCGGGCTATTTCAATGTATATCCCAGCTATCACGTGCCGATGCTGGGCGGACAGAGTGGCAAGTACATCGAGTCCGCGCTCAAGCAATACCGCGATGGCGGCCGTCAGCACGACACCATGCATGCGAACGCGGCCAACCTGAGCGATCAGGACATGGCCGACATCGGCGCTTACATCGAAAGCTACCGCAACAAGTAGTCGGTCAATAAGGTCGCCGGAGTACCACGCATGAACACCAAAATGATTTTCTCTTTCGTCTGTGCGCTCGGCCTGGCCGCGTTCACCAGCCTCGCCAGCGCCGAACAAGCGGCCGCCCCCGCCGGCAACGGCATGAGCTTCGACGACAAGCTCAAGGCCTGTGCCGCCTGCCATGGCGAGAAGGGTGACAAGCCGCTGGCGCCCGACTACCCGGTGCTGGCCGGTCAACACGCCGACTACATCGTGCAGTCCTTGAAGAACTATCGCGACGGGCGCCGCAATCACCCGATCATGGGCATGCAGGTCAAGGCGCTCGGCCTCACCGACGAAGACATGGTCAAGCTTGGCCAGCACTTCGCGGGCCAGACCGGCCTGAAGACGCTCGATATCAAGTAATCCGGCAGGATTTTTTGTGGGTCCGACTTCAGTCGGACCCACAATCATTTCTGCCTCTCACGCGCTCCTGACCACTCCTGCCTGGGCCAAGGCCGCGCGCTCGTCCGTCGTCACACCCAATTCCTCCAACAACGCCTGCGTATCCTCGCCGAGGCGCGGCGCGCCGCGGCGTATGTCGCCAGGCGTGACCGAGAAGCGCGCCGCCGGCCGCGCCTGGCGCAGCGCGCCAGCCTGCGGGTGTTCGTAAACCTGCAGCAGATCGTTGGCCAGCACCTGCGGGTGTTGAATCATCTGGTTGCGCGTCAACACCGGCGCGCAAGGCACGCCTTCCGCTTCGAGGCGCGCCAGCCAGTATTCGGCGCTGTGGCTACGCAGTCGTTCCTGGATGAGCGCGAGCCGCGCGTCGATATTGCGATCGCGCAGGGCCGGCGTGGCGAAGCGCGGATCGTCCAGCCACGCGGGCGTGTCCAGGGCGCGGGTGAGTGCGCGCCATTCCTTGTCCGACATCACCGCCACGCTGATATGGCCGCTGGCGGTGTCGTAGATGAGATCGATGAAACTCGCCGCCGCCTGCTGCGGAATGTCGGCGCCGACCAGTGTCTGGCTGCCCATGTCGGACTGCCACAGGAAAGCGACAATCGCGTCGAGCATCGACAAGCGCACATGCTGGCCGGGCGCGCCGCGGCTGCGCGCGAGCAGCGCGGCGGTGATGGCCTGCGCCGCCATCAGGGCGCTGACCTTGTCCGGCACGATGGTGCGCACCAGGCGCGGCCGCGCTTCGTCCGAGCCGGCCTGCACGGTGGCGAGTCCCGACAGCGCCTGGATCAAGGGGTCGTAGACCGGTCGCGACGCGTAGGGGCCATCGAAGCCGAAGCCGGCGATGGACACGTACACGATGTCCGGGCGCGCCGCACGCACCACCGCTTCACCCAGGCCCATGCGTTCGATGACGCCGGGCCGGAAATTCTGCACGAACACATCCGCGCCGCGCGCCAGTTCCAGCAGCAGCGCCACGCCGCGCGGGTCTTTCAGATCGAGCGCCAGTGAACGCTTGTTACGGTTGTTGTTGAGAAAGGCGGCCGAGAAGTCACCGCGCCGGTTGCCGGCGCGACGCACGTAATCACCGCCGTCGGGATTTTCGACCTTGATGACTTCCGCGCCTTGGTCGGCCAGCATCATGGTCGCGAGCGGGCCGGAGATCATCGACGTCAGGTCGATGACACGAATACCGTGCAGGGGACCGGGCATGTGGCAATTCTCCGCTGCGGCTGAAGGGTTCGATGGCCGGCGTCGCGTGTTGTCCGCCGTGGCTATCATCCCGGCTAGGGATGGGCCATCATCGCCGATCATTGCCATCGAGAAGGAGTTCGTCATGTCGCATCGTTCCATTCGCCGCATCATGCTCGCGGCCGTCGTCGCCGCGTTGCCCGCCATCGCCGAGGCCGGCGCCTTGACCGACATCCTGGTGGCCAAGCTCGGTGTCACCCAGCCGCAGGCCGACGGCGGCGCCGGCTCGATATTCAAACTCGCGCGCGCACAGATGACGCCCGAGAACTTCCAGAAGTTGAACGCGGTGGTGCCGGGCATGAGCGCCTATCTCGGCGCCGCGCCGGCCTTCCTGCCGGGCGAACAGGCGTCGGCGAACATGACTCCGGGAGGTGGGCTCGGCCAGGGCGCCGCCCTCGCCGGTGCGGCGGGCGCGGGCACCTCGGTCGGCGCGCTGGCGGCAGCGGCCGGTGGTCGTTCGACGGCCGGCACCTTGGCGGCGGCCGCCGCCGGTGGTGCTCCCGCCGGCAGCCTCGCGGCGGCGGCGGGCGGTGGTTCGACGACGGGCGCGCTGGCGGCGGCTGCGCTCGGTCAGCCGGTGTCGCCGACCGACGCGCTCAAGGGCGCGGCGCGCGACAAGCTGGCGGCTTCCGTGGGCGGTGCGGTACCGGGCGCGCAGGGCGGACTCGCCGGCGGCGCGGCCGGCGCCTTGCTCGCGGGCACCGCGGTGGGCGACAAGCTGCAGGCCGTCCAGGCGCTGGCGCCGGCCTTCTCTCAGCTCGGCATGAACCAGGGCTCGGTCGCGCAATTCCTGCCGATCGTGGTCGGCTACGTGA
This genomic interval carries:
- a CDS encoding c-type cytochrome — translated: MNLRKSSVFTAVLLLAGSASAFADGDAAAGRKKAETCLGCHAVPGYFNVYPSYHVPMLGGQSGKYIESALKQYRDGGRQHDTMHANAANLSDQDMADIGAYIESYRNK
- a CDS encoding cytochrome c, which produces MIFSFVCALGLAAFTSLASAEQAAAPAGNGMSFDDKLKACAACHGEKGDKPLAPDYPVLAGQHADYIVQSLKNYRDGRRNHPIMGMQVKALGLTDEDMVKLGQHFAGQTGLKTLDIK
- a CDS encoding CoA transferase; the encoded protein is MPGPLHGIRVIDLTSMISGPLATMMLADQGAEVIKVENPDGGDYVRRAGNRRGDFSAAFLNNNRNKRSLALDLKDPRGVALLLELARGADVFVQNFRPGVIERMGLGEAVVRAARPDIVYVSIAGFGFDGPYASRPVYDPLIQALSGLATVQAGSDEARPRLVRTIVPDKVSALMAAQAITAALLARSRGAPGQHVRLSMLDAIVAFLWQSDMGSQTLVGADIPQQAAASFIDLIYDTASGHISVAVMSDKEWRALTRALDTPAWLDDPRFATPALRDRNIDARLALIQERLRSHSAEYWLARLEAEGVPCAPVLTRNQMIQHPQVLANDLLQVYEHPQAGALRQARPAARFSVTPGDIRRGAPRLGEDTQALLEELGVTTDERAALAQAGVVRSA
- a CDS encoding DUF2780 domain-containing protein, with protein sequence MSHRSIRRIMLAAVVAALPAIAEAGALTDILVAKLGVTQPQADGGAGSIFKLARAQMTPENFQKLNAVVPGMSAYLGAAPAFLPGEQASANMTPGGGLGQGAALAGAAGAGTSVGALAAAAGGRSTAGTLAAAAAGGAPAGSLAAAAGGGSTTGALAAAALGQPVSPTDALKGAARDKLAASVGGAVPGAQGGLAGGAAGALLAGTAVGDKLQAVQALAPAFSQLGMNQGSVAQFLPIVVGYVKSVGGKSSSKLLTHALGL